The following nucleotide sequence is from Mangifera indica cultivar Alphonso chromosome 17, CATAS_Mindica_2.1, whole genome shotgun sequence.
taattttagacattcttattaattcaattcttattaattcaatttttattaattcaattatgataataaataagtgaaaaGACAATTCTATTTAGTGctgttttgaataatttatttaatcaatattattgaattattaaattaaataatcaattattacACACTTAGAAAagtttatgtaaataattttattgttgattatattctcatttttaaattatttaaataataattcagaAACTAGTAGGATTAACattttttgaattgataaattttaaaattctggTATTATTATTCcctgttttaaaattaaacatttctttatttattctcATTATTAAGAAGTATTCTTGTATGGTTACTATTAAATTATGATAAGCATGATttaattatcacataattaattatttatataatcataatttaattataataagttaCATGCACTTAATGTACCTTAACAATCTCATATCACCATTAGATCATAAAAAGTGAATggttgataaaaatatttaaaaatcaagtaaatttaaattttagtatccTATCCCTTTTTTCTCCTTGtatgtttaaaattatactctgtttttataataaaatgaaatgggtattataaatatgataaagaattacaaataaagaattctataattaaagaaatgtttaaacaaaagaagaagatgaacaaaGTAGGAGACATGAatttaaaatggttaatttgGTGTCTATATCTCTATTACAATGAAGGGGAAAGTTATTTATATAGACAAAATTTCCTCCAAGACAATAAATATCGTTCACTATGTATTAAACGCATTCACACAAAgctttcaaattttcctttcACGCGGTGGAAAAATctaatttgtataataataagtaaattatatattcCCCCCAATGGTTTGGCCAAaacatttttcacattttagcggcataagttattttttcactcaaaatcaaacttataagggccaaaaaaaaaaaattatcatgtataaattttgaaaaattaaaaaaaaaaatttccaaatctCTCTTTACATGTTAAATATGGAAATGTCATCATTTATCTATTTGAAAAACCcacaatttagttttttaaatcctaACTACCATTTATTAGAATCTTATCATTGTTGTCGAAAAAGCTATGATACAAAGTTAttggaaatgataaaattgtgaTAAAAAGATATGATAAGAGTTGGAAAGAGATTAAACCACATTATAGAGAGAGATTGAAAGAGTAATATCCTTAAATTTCAAATGTAGTTGAAGAGTAATCGACAATGAAGTCAACACTAGACAAAGTAGAAAATAATGACATTAATAGGATAACGATCAAAAGTCATAATCAATGTTAGATgagttagaaaagaaaatatcaacATATTGGATAGGTTACCAAAGGTTTTAGTTGATACAAAATGagttaaaaacaataatattgacaaaaaaatgAACTTGAGATGGTGAGATTAATGTTGGGAGTGGGTTTGGAAGTCTAATTAAAATAAGagacaaatcaacaaaaaaggAGAATGACAGCTAAAATTTGTGAAGTGATTAAAAAAGTTAAGGGAGAACAAATGAATTataatgtaaatttaatatttaaaattattttattattttttaaaattaaaatgatataatgattaaaaaaaaaattgttagaaaaaatataataatttaactttataataaGGTTACCATTCCTTGACTTCGTTTGAAAAGAATGTGATTTGGGCTATGAAATGGTGCTTgggtataaaaaatattaatttatcctGACACGACACCGTTAGGATGAGCAGAGGGTGAAGGGCAAAATGGGAAAGGAAAAGTAATGTAAACCCCTCACGATGCAGGCTCTCTTAGCTCAGTATCTCTATCCACAAAAGTCTCTGTTCTTTGAACTCCTCCAAACAAATCATCACTCGCTCCAGCGATCCGAGGAGTTCGGggaaaaccctaaccctaaaaacAAACAACGAACGAACACAGGACCTTCTCTCTTCATCTCATCACTATCAGGTTCATTTAccttcctttctctttcttttcgtCAGATCAGTGTTTGCTTCTTCAATTTTTACGTTTTCTCATGTTTGATTGTCATGGATTATAAGGCTTACATCTTTAACTAACCTTGtttatgggtttttaaaagcagcatgatttatttcaattaatttttatttttattttttggctaAAATACATCTCGAAATAGAATTAATCTGTTAACTAATCTATACGCAATGGATGTTGAATTTTTCTATGGATTATTGCATGTGTTGTCTGATGCTGATTATTATGATGGTCTTGTATTTGCTATGACGGCGGTTATGCGATTCTGACAGTTATGGagttaatattttaacaatttaggATTAGCATGAACTGAAACATAGGAGCAAGCGGTGATTCTTATATATGTGATGCTTTATAAGAATAGATAAAGTAGATTCATTTCTATGTTATATGATAAAAGTATGTTTGAAGCTGATTCATTATTTACCATTTCACAGTTATGAACTGtgtaatttaaagaattttaatttgggcAGTTGCAAGAGTTGTTCCTTCCTTTCCTTAAGAGGTTTTATTGAGAATTACCTGTTAGGTGTCATGGTGTTTCTTGTATGTTTTGGGATTCATTTTCATGTGTAAAAGATTGAGGCAAAAGTTGCATAGAAGCAACATTGGAACAAATTGCTCTGTGGAGGCATACATGTTTCCTTAATGTCCATACGCGTGAATCAGAAAAgcaatgatttatatattagtTGTATTTACATTATTGAAATGATTAACTTAAGAAAAttcatcactttttttttaataattttttctccatACTAATCTTCTTCAACCGGTTTCTAAACAGCAAACACTTCATGTAATCTCtctcttcattttttaatccttgaaaataaataaaagtgtcATTAAACCCAACCCAACAAAACTCAATAGACTATTGTCACAGTTTAGAAAATGATTCAAAACTCTTCTATATACAAGAACAAAAAGCAGAAGATATTTTCTTATCTCTAGAAGTAGGCTTcctatttacaaaataaaaagaaaaaaccggGAACAACAGATTCAAAACTATAGCAATCCACAACCAAATAAACACGACAGTCACCAGTGATATGATTCTAATAAACAAAcctatttcaaactttttgttaatctttaaatacaaaattgttaGTATACAACCAAAATTATTGCTAAAACAAATGCAAGCAATCAACTTTCCACTGCACATTTCAAAAAGTTTGggtaattatattttctatatttccAGAAGCATTAAGAAaagatttgttatttttttttgacatagtttaaaaactcataaaataagtTGAAGTACGGGCTTTTGGATATCAGAAGAGTCATAGATTACACAAGCAAACACTAatttgcccaaaaaaaaaaaaaatagaaggaaaATGGAAACACCTTACTATGATGAAGATGACGAGGCATGGGCGTGTGTTTATACGCTATGGATTTTACCGAACTCATCTGATTTCTTCAGCTCATTGTTCGTCGGAGTTGCAGTTAAAGAAGCGGGCTTATCCAATTAGGttatttattttaggccaaaagactatttcccacccaaggtatgctgcattaTCAGTTTCCcctctttatctttgataataccaaatacccacccataagtagttaaaattaacagaactccaaccccttgaaattttatctttttttgccctcctaaactttaaaaactaaaagtttctcctagccgaagtttaaaaaaatgacagtttcatctcagggtttcgttttgaaatcttcaacATCATCTCCGGCTCTATTGTCGAAGACCTTTTCCTCTCAAAGCATTCTCTCTCTCCAGcggtctctttcctcccatttagatATTTGATCGGCATCGAAAGAGAGGTGGAAAACAAAGTTCGCCATCCTCCCTGtagtcttcatctgggaagacgatcgtcttcctagaagaagatCTCTGGGAAGACAAAATGCTTCGTCTTTCACCATTTCTCTGATGCCAATCGGGTGcccaaatagaaaaaaaagaggCCGCCAgagggagaggatgcttcgagagggagagaccaCCGGCAATAGAGCCAGAGATGATATTGAacatttcaaaacgaaaccctgagatgaaactgtcatttttttaaacttaggttaggagaaacttttagtttttaaagtttaggagggcaaaaagagataaaatttcaagggattggggttctgttaattttaactacttatgggtgggtatttggtattatcaaagataaagaggGGAAACTGAtaatgcagcataccttgggtgggaaatagtcttttggcctaaaataaataaCCTGATTGGATAAGCCCGCATCTTTAATTGCAACTCCGACGAACAACGAGCTGAAGAAATCAGATGAGTTCAGTAAAATCTATAGCGTATGAACACACGCCCATGTCTCGTCATCTTCATCATAGTAAGGTGTTtccattttccttcttttttttttttttttgggcaaatTAGTGTTTGCTTATGTAATCTATGACTCTTCTAATATCCAAAAGACCGTACTTCAacttattttatgagtttttaaactatgtcaaaaaaaattaacaaatcttTTCTTAATGCTTctggaaatataaaaaatataattacccAAACTTTTTGAGATGTGCAGTGGAAAGTTGATTACTTGCATTTGTTTTAGCGATAATGTTGGTTATATACtaacaattttgtatttaaagattaacaaAAAGTTTGAAATGGGTTTGTTTATTAGAATCATATCACTGGTGACTATCGTGTTTATTTGGTTGTGGATTGCTATAATTTTGAATCTGTTGTTCccggttttttctttttattttgtaaataggAAGTCCATTTCTAGAGATAAGAAAATATCTTCTGCTTTTTGTTCTTGTATATAGAAGAGTTTTGAATCATTTTCTAAACTGTGACAATAGTCTATTGAGTTTTGCTGGGTTAGGTTTAATgacacttttatttcttttcaaggattaaaaaatgaagagaGAGATTACATGAAGTGTTTGCTATTTAGAAACCGGTTGAAGAAGATTAGTATGgagaaaaagattattaaaaaaaaagtgatgaaTTTTCTTaagttaatcattttaataatgtaaatacaactaatatataaatcattgcTTTTCTAAGTCATTCTTATTCCCATATAAGATGAATGAGGGAATTCTAACATtgtataacttttttttgtGGGGATTAGACAAGCTATTCCTGTGGCTGACAAGGAGTGTGGTGTTACTTCTCGATTTTAGTGGATTCAATTTACTTAGCCTGAATCTGAGGGACCCAAATTAATTATCTCCTCCAAGCTCTAGTCTTAATCCAAGGTTAGCCAgtctaattttttgttaaaatttaactGGATCTATGTTGTCTTTTGCAGATTTATGAACACCTCAACTAACAGTTATGTTTCAGAAATTCCATAGCATACTCAACTCAACAAAGTTTACAAGATTTAAAACTCTGAACTTGTTGTATAGAAATTTTCATGTTCAGTCAAAAGTGGGTTTTAATCCTCAAAATAAACTGTCAACTTCAGAACCAAAACCATCTCTAAACAATGTGGGAATTTTCTGGGACTTGGACAATAAACCCCCAAAAGCATTCGCCCCATTTGAGGCTGCTATTAAGCTTAAAAAGACCTTGTCTTCATTTGGAGTTGTAGGTTACATGGCAGCATATGCTAATAGCCATGCTTTTAGTTATGTTCCTCAAGTTGTAAGagagcaaagaaaagaaagaaaatcgtTGGACCAATTGGAAAAGAAGAACTTGATTAAGCCTGTTGAGCCATATTTATGCCATGTTTGTGGGAGAAGATTTTTTGCTAATGAGAAGCTTGTTAACCATTTTAAGCAAATCCATGAGCGCGAACACAAGAAGAGGTTGAATCAGATAGAATCAGCAAGGGGGAAGAGGAGACTGAATTTGGTTGCGAAGTATTCAGTGAAGATGGAAAAATATAAACGAGCAGCAAGGGAAGTTTTGACTCCAAAGGTGGGGTATGGTCTGGCTGATGAGTTGGAAAGAGCAGGATTTTGGGTTAGGATGGTACCAGATAAGCCACAAGCTGCAGATGTTGCATTGAGGAATCATATGGTGGACATGATGGATAAAAGGAAGATTGAGTGTTTGGTTCTTGTGTCTGATGATTCAGATTTTGTGGATGTATTGAAGGAGGCCAAGTTGAGGTGTTTGAGGACAGTTGTTGTTGGGGATATAAACGATGGGGCATTGAAAAGAGTTGCTGATGCTGGTTTCTCTTGGAGGGATATCTTGATGGGAAAGGCAAAGAAGGAGGCCATATCGGTTGTTGGGAAGTGGAAGGACCGGGACATTTTAAATAGGTTGGAGTGGACATATAATCCGGAggtggaaaagaaaagatatcAATCAGATGATGACAGTGAGGATGTAGATTTTGCCGATATTACTGATGATAATCTCACAGATTGTATCCCGAATGAAGATGGCAGTGCTTGGTGGGAGTTGGGATCCTCTGATGAATGAAACATTGTGCGTTTATTGTTGACTTAATGATCTCTAAGAGttcatttttacttttactttgCTTCCATTTTTGACTTCTGCTGTAAGAGCCGCCTGGAAGCATGTGTGTATCAACCCTCATCCATAAGaaacttatatttaattaattagcaaTAATTGCTTTTGATGTCATTCTGGTAAAATATATGGTTTTGGTTTGCTATACAACtagatcaaatataataattttaagtgAATGAGATGGTTGAGATCAGGGAAGCCTATTATCTCATTGGCTCATGATGCTTGCTGGATGTGATTCAAGTTCTTTCTGCAGATATTATATCTTCATTGGAATATTATTTTGGTGCTAGTGTTGTGATGTGGGTTTTACTTATTTACATGAGCCAACAGGGCCTGAGATTGTTGTTTGTCTCTTCACTTAATAAATGTCATTCAAGTTCTAAATAAGGGAAACAATGACTTGCATATCTTCTTTGTCTTCAGAAATTTCCTTTTTCTGGTTTGTTGAAGTTACTAGTGTCTCTGCCTTCTTTAGTGATAGGCAATGGCATTAATGTAAACACAAAGAAGAAATGCCCTTTAGCAATCAGAAGGATAAGATTACTCCTGAGCACAAAGATTGATGATTAAACTCAAAAGTTCTTTTAAAACTGAAGGGAACACTAGTTAAACTTCAATATCTCCCAATTAAATATCAGCAACTATATTGATTTGTCAAACCCCAAAGATTAACTTGAGTGATGAAGTGAAAGAGTCCCTTCGTGAGAGTTCAGGATTTTGAAcagtaaaactatgtgtatatagtAATCTCCGGGGTTTAAACATTTACGTGTATTAGTACGTAAATTAGCACTTATTATTTGTTACATAATCTATCTTACttataataaattgataatagTTTAGTATATAAGCCAAAATAAGTGATTAATATCATCCTTTAATCTTAATATtgacttcaatttttttaattaattttagacattcttattaattcaatttatagtaattcaattatgataataaataagTTAAGAGACAATTCTATTTAGTGctgttttgaataatttatttaatcaatattattgaattattaaattaaataatcaattattacatatttagaaaagtttatttaaataattttattgttgattatattctcatttttaaattatttaaataataattcagaAACTAGTGGGATTAAcattttttgaattgaaaatttttaaaattctcgTATTATTCcctgttttaaaattaaacatttctttatttattctcATTATTAAGAAGTATTCTTGTATGGTTACTATTAAATTATGATAAGCATGATttaattatcacataattaattatttatataatcataatttaattataataagttaCATGCACTTAATGTAACTTAACAATCTCGTATCACCATTAGATCATAAAAAGTGAATggttgataaaaatatttaaaaatcaagtaaatttaaattttagtatccTATCCCTTTTTTCTCCTTGtatgtttaaaattatactctgtttttataataaaatgaaatgggtattataaatatgataaagaattacaaataaagaattctataattaaagaaatgtttaaacaaaagaagaagatgaacaaaGTAGGAGACATGAatttaaaatggttaatttgGTGTCTATATCTCTATTACAATGAAGGGGAAAGTTATTTATATAGACAAAATTTCCTCCAAGACAATAAATATCGTTCACTATGTATTAAACGCATTCACACAAagctttcaaatttttctttcacGTGGTGAAAAAAtccattttatataataatgagTCAATTATATATTCCCACCAATGGTTT
It contains:
- the LOC123200782 gene encoding uncharacterized protein LOC123200782 — its product is MFQKFHSILNSTKFTRFKTLNLLYRNFHVQSKVGFNPQNKLSTSEPKPSLNNVGIFWDLDNKPPKAFAPFEAAIKLKKTLSSFGVVGYMAAYANSHAFSYVPQVVREQRKERKSLDQLEKKNLIKPVEPYLCHVCGRRFFANEKLVNHFKQIHEREHKKRLNQIESARGKRRLNLVAKYSVKMEKYKRAAREVLTPKVGYGLADELERAGFWVRMVPDKPQAADVALRNHMVDMMDKRKIECLVLVSDDSDFVDVLKEAKLRCLRTVVVGDINDGALKRVADAGFSWRDILMGKAKKEAISVVGKWKDRDILNRLEWTYNPEVEKKRYQSDDDSEDVDFADITDDNLTDCIPNEDGSAWWELGSSDE